The following are from one region of the Plasmodium gaboni strain SY75 chromosome 12, whole genome shotgun sequence genome:
- a CDS encoding putative tetQ family GTPase produces the protein MFKRVCVYINFFCKYKKRFFSNKLVNIGILAHIDAGKTTISEDILYQSKEIKVKGNINDQNTQLDFLKQERERGITIKSAYSCFEWNKIKVNLIDTPGHIDFSNETYISLCVLDKCIIVIDSKEGVQIQTINIFRYIKENLPIFFFLNKMDINHIDIDSNFLSIKTRLTKKGVLITYPIYENKKLKYILDIPSMVLYSYPQINYGQTFMYHSYFLKNLLEGSIYEKKLCSHFSMINPKSDTLSKENKNKNNINIVNVLNDDIIDYIIKKREEIIEILCDLDNTIEYKYLNNIPIAYEHIKNSLSSCIDKKYIFPIFSGSALQSYGVHILLDYITHNNNNNIIINEKGKENKHDKEATTHANPNETPFLSYEKINKDKYNNIYQNKKCGNQSDMYPSDITYNHNNLIKNNIIFNNKKTLNSIYKTIIFIFKLSNEKNGFNTFCKVFKGKLTKNAKLLNLRNKKTEIVKGIYKVKADRYITTNILDTNDIGMVRGFEDIILCDIICEKVNEKSLHNNNDFSSEDQTVQYNKKKNEYIHSNNIENNFNELYNKHYKEDGNNPTIFEEKYSQNNIFNGHNNIYLFNDIYKLLKDEIKNKQWLYFLKSYKKRISKNIIVCTCAIEPKEYKKEKELKNILKQICLEDNSILVFTDKNNKLVIGSIGILNIEVIIDKIKNDYNIDIKTSQVEIVQKEYIQGYYENSIKKEMKVGSTFSTIIVGFIIKEKDEFIDIPSYIQDVLKHENISHLLSSEKKKKNNVSNSYDNNNINIADKLDKGTKLSLDDDINFEENKKMYISTINGGMQNYDEDDNTNILDNMEIKEIKEIKEIKEIKDITENDKKRNYLYNNIKLENSKSIYDTKGVKNWVHMYNDSHDKTNLKDNIKEDDNKQCIDDESELLCDNDDDDDIDEYLLNYNYDNLFESSVTVHKDVLLYIDDLKKMNKKKKNVYDNILNSCIISLRNCLSNGYHTNGNIINTEIIIKNLKIFDSSTTAVAKYACNHLYYEMIKKANIQIVNPLSLILIQTDEAYTGIIVKDLIQYRNGNIIQIMKNKESDFKLMKIYAIIPVQFTHNYSSILRSISSGHANFLMTFCGYKKC, from the coding sequence ATGTTTAAAAGAGTTTGcgtatatataaatttcttttgtaaatataaaaaacgTTTTTTTAGTAATAAATTAGTAAACATAGGAATTTTAGCACATATTGATGCAGGGAAGACGACAATATCtgaagatatattatatcaatCTAAAGAGATAAAGGTTAAGggtaatataaatgatcAGAATACACAATTagattttttaaaacaaGAAAGAGAAAGAGGAATAACTATTAAGAGTGCTTATTCATGTTTTGAATggaataaaataaaagtaaattTAATTGATACACCTGGACATATAGATTTTAGTAATGAAACGTATATATCATTATGTGTATTAGATAAATGCATTATTGTTATAGATTCTAAAGAAGGAGTACAAATTCAAAcgataaatatatttagatacattaaagaaaatcttcctatttttttttttctaaataaaatggatataaatcatatagATATTGATTCTAATTTTTTGAGTATAAAAACTCGATTAACTAAAAAAGGTGTACTTATAACATATCcaatatatgaaaataaaaaattaaaatatatattagataTCCCTTCTATGgttttatattcatatcCACAGATTAATTATGGTCAAACCTTTATGTATCATTCttactttttaaaaaatttattagaaggaagtatatatgaaaagaaattatGTTCTCATTTCTCTATGATAAATCCTAAATCAGATACATTATCAAAagagaataaaaataagaacaatataaatattgttaatgttttaaatgatgatattatagattatattataaaaaaaagagaagaAATTATAGAAATTTTATGTGATTTAGACAACACTATTGAATATAAgtatttaaataatataccAATTGCatatgaacatataaaaaattctttATCTTCATGTATAGATAAAAAGTACATATTTCCGATTTTTTCTGGAAGTGCTCTGCAATCTTATGGTGTACATATATTGTTAGATTATATAActcataataataataataatattattattaatgaGAAGGGGAAGGAAAATAAGCATGACAAAGAAGCTACTACACATGCAAATCCAAATGAAACTCCTTTTTTATCTTAcgaaaaaataaataaagacaagtacaataatatttatcaaAACAAAAAATGTGGTAACCAATCAGATATGTATCCATCTGATATAACATATAACCATAACAATCTTATAAAGAacaatataatttttaataataaaaaaacattgaactccatatataaaaccataatatttatattcaaattatcaaatgaaaaaaatggGTTCAATACATTCTGTAAGGTATTTAAAGGGAAACTAACTAAAAACGCCAAATTGCTGAATCttagaaataaaaaaacagaAATAGTAAAAGGTATTTATAAGGTAAAAGCAGATAGATATATCACAACGAATATACTAGATACTAACGATATTGGCATGGTAAGAGGTTTTGAAGATATTATTCTATGTGATATAATATGTGAGAAAGTAAATGAAAAATCATTgcataataataatgattttTCTAGTGAAGACCAAACGGttcaatataataaaaaaaaaaatgaatatatccatagtaataatatagaaaataatttcaaTGAGTTATATAACAAACATTATAAAGAAGATGGAAATAATCCTACCATAtttgaagaaaaatattcacagaataatatattcaatggacataataatatatatcttttcaatgatatatataaactattaaaagatgaaataaaaaataagcaatggttatattttttaaaaagttaTAAAAAACGGATTAGTAAGAATATCATAGTATGTACATGTGCTATCGAACCAAaggaatataaaaaagaaaaagaattaaaaaatattttaaaacaaatatGTCTAGAAGATAATAGTATCTTAGTCTTTActgataaaaataataaattagTTATTGGCTCTATAGGaatattaaatattgaagttattatagataaaataaaaaatgattataatatagatatCAAAACGAGTCAAGTTGAAATAGTTCAGAAAGAATATATTCAAGGATATTATGAGAAtagtataaaaaaagaaatgaaagTTGGTTCAACTTTTTCTACTATTATAGTTGgatttattataaaagaaaaagatgAATTTATAGATATTCCTAGTTATATCCAAGATGTATTAAAACATGAAAATATTTCACACCTCTTATCAtctgaaaaaaaaaaaaaaaataatgtatcTAATAgttatgataataataatataaatattgcGGATAAGCTCGATAAAGGTACCAAATTGTCATTagatgatgatataaattttgaagaaaataaaaaaatgtatatatcCACAATAAATGGTGGTATGCAAAATtatgatgaagatgataATACTAACATATTGGATAATATGGAAATAAAAGagataaaagaaataaaagaaataaaagaaataaaagatattacagaaaatgataaaaaaagaaattatttatataataatataaagtTAGAAAATTCAAAGTCAATATATGATACAAAGGGTGTAAAAAATTGGGTTCATATGTATAATGATAGTCATGACAAAACAAATTTGAAGGATAATATAAAGGAAGATGACAATAAACAATGTATTGATGATGAATCTGAACTCCTTTGtgataatgatgatgatgatgatatCGATGAATATCTCTTAAACTAcaattatgataatttatttgaaaGCAGTGTTACTGTTCATAAAgatgtattattatacattgatgatttaaaaaaaatgaataaaaaaaaaaaaaatgtgtatgataatattttaaatagTTGTATTATATCTTTAAGAAATTGTTTAAGTAATGGATATCATACTAATGgaaatattatcaatacagaaataataataaaaaacttaaaaatatttgataGTTCAACTACAGCTGTAGCTAAATATGCATGtaatcatttatattatgaaatgataaaaaaagCAAATATACAAATTGTTAATCCATTATCTTTAATTCTAATACAAACAGATGAAGCATATACTGGGATCATTGTAAAGGATTTAATACAATATAGAAACGgtaatattatacaaataatgaaaaataaagaatCAGATTTTAAActtatgaaaatatatgcAATCATTCCTGTGCAGTTTACACATAATTACTCTTCCATTCTACGATCTATATCTAGTGGACACGCTAACTTTCTTATGACTTTTTGTGGTTACaaaaaatgttaa
- a CDS encoding putative mRNA methyltransferase → MKNSKGEDSNDNVPKISGTGPSPSSSIPYNNNRGSKMANSTYNQNFINNNSSYNKQPSNLGASNYPFINKNYTSPNNYVVNNVNQSYIPMNYNNVNMTPNIPYNNNNNYNYGTYPNVNNNMIHNNNINNMDVKNNYSYDNNLKNVNMNEYNSIMGMKNYPNVPPPNINNMMNVHQNNMLAYNNTNNNSNNSNNNNFYMNNKFNVMKNVPPPPLPNIPSPPSVPNNSYHFNMNNQMNNFAPPYINYDKDIHIPKGEHEHTMNNNEDLKDGKKNEHDRKFQDNTNNIHNKGNYNNKSSTCNINVDGRERLQNDYNQNFINTGERPQNFIRDSDENKRFIKYPKLKQLLELKNDIIKKRSTPARYIRCDLRTFDLGSLDTKFDVILIDPPWKEYYDRKMHNLHVLNNINLDQDLNNDMYNEKDKFWTLEDLANIEIEKIAEVPSFLFIWCGVTHLEDARVLLNKWGYRRCEDICWLKTNINEKNKKNKYLNEINNENSYLQRTTEHCLVGIKGAVRRSYDIHLIHANLDTDVIIAEETEQNIYDNNKPEELYKIIEKFCLGRRKIELFGTNRNIRNGWLTLGKNIDTTLFNKEEYTGWFEGDIAWPEATSYVGGKYMGTTNEIENLRPKSPPRNNPNT, encoded by the coding sequence ATGAAAAATTCCAAAGGTGAAGACTCAAATGATAATGTTCCCAAAATTTCAGGTACTGGTCCTTCTCCTTCTTCTTCTATACcttataataacaatagAGGAAGTAAAATGGCCAATTCCACATATAATCAGAActttataaataataattcgtcatataataaacagCCAAGTAATTTAGGAGCATCAAATTATCCttttataaataagaaCTATACAAGTCCAAATAATTATGTTGTAAATAATGTTAATCAAAGTTATATTCCaatgaattataataatgttaataTGACGCCTAATATTCcatataacaataataataattataattatggGACATACCcaaatgtaaataataatatgatacataataataatataaataatatggatgtgaaaaataattattcttatgataataatttaaaaaatgttaatatgaatgaataTAATTCAATTATGGGTATGAAAAATTATCCAAATGTTCCTCCACctaatataaacaatatgatgaatgttcatcaaaataatatgcttgcatataataacacaaataataacagtaataatagtaataataataatttttatatgaataacAAATTTAATGTTATGAAAAATGTACCTCCACCTCCTCTTCCAAATATTCCTAGTCCTCCTAGCGTTCCAAATAACAGTTATCATTTTAACATGAACAACcaaatgaataattttGCTCCACCATATATTAACTACGATAAAGACATTCATATACCTAAAGGGGAACATGAACACACGATGAACAATAATGAAGACTTGAAAGACGGTAAAAAGAACGAACATGATCGTAAATTTCAAGATAATACTAATAATATCCATAATAAAggaaattataataataaaagtagTACATGCAATATAAATGTAGATGGTAGAGAAAGATTAcaaaatgattataatcAAAACTTTATCAATACAGGAGAAAGACCCCAAAATTTTATTAGAGATAgtgatgaaaataaaagatttattaaatatcctaaattaaaacaattattagaattaaaaaatgatataataaaaaaaagatcAACACCAGCGAGATATATTCGTTGTGATTTAAGAACATTTGATTTGGGTTCTTTAGATACAAAATTTGATGTAATATTAATTGATCCACCATGGAAAGAATATTATGATAGGAAAATGCATAATTTGCATGtattgaataatattaactTAGATCAagatttaaataatgacatgtataatgaaaaagataaattCTGGACCTTAGAAGATTTAGCCAATATAgaaattgaaaaaatagCAGAAGTACcttcatttctttttatatgGTGTGGTGTTACACACCTAGAAGATGCTAGAGTTTTATTAAACAAATGGGGATATCGTAGATGTGAAGATATATGTTGGTTGAAAACAAATATcaatgaaaaaaataaaaaaaataaatacttaaatgaaataaataatgaaaattCCTATTTACAAAGAACTACTGAACATTGTTTAGTAGGTATCAAAGGAGCAGTCAGAAGATCTTATgatattcatttaattcATGCAAATTTAGATACAGATGTTATTATAGCAGAAGAAACagaacaaaatatatatgataataataaaccagaagaattatataaaattattgaAAAATTCTGTTTAGGAAGAAGGAAAATAGAATTATTTGGAACTAATCGAAATATAAGAAATGGATGGTTAACCTtaggaaaaaatattgatactacattatttaataaagaagaatatACAGGTTGGTTTGAAGGTGATATTGCTTGGCCTGAGGCCACTTCATATGTGGGTGGCAAATATATGGGCACGACCAATGAAATAGAAAACCTACGTCCCAAATCTCCTCCAAGAAATAATCCAAACAcgtaa
- a CDS encoding serine hydroxymethyltransferase, producing the protein FNNDPLEKVDKELFDLLQQENKRQKETINLIASENLTNTAVRECLGDRISNKYSEGYPHKRFYGGNDYVDKIEELCYKRALEAFNVSEEEWGVNVQPLSGSAANVQALYALVGVKGKIMGMHLCSGGHLTHGFFDEKKKVSITSDLFESKLYKCNSEGYVDLESVRNLALSFKPKVIICGYTSYPRDIDYKGFREICDEVNAYLFADISHISSFVACNLLNNPFTYADVVTTTTHKILRGPRSALIFFNKKRNPGIDQKINSSVFPSFQGGPHNNKIAAVACQLREVNTPFFKEYAKQVLLNSKALAECLLKRNIDLVTNGTDNHLIVIDLRKYNITGSKLQETCNAINIALNKNTIPSDVDCISPSGIRVGTPALTTRGCKEKDMEFIADMLLKAIVLTDELQQKYGKKLVDFKKGLVNNPKIDELKKEVVQWASNLPFA; encoded by the exons TTTAATAACGATCCTTTAGAAAAAGTTGACAAGGAGCTTTTTGATTTATTACAACAGGAGAACAAGAGACAAAAAGAAACTATTAACCTTATAGCTTCAGAG AATTTAACAAACACAGCAGTACGTGAATGCCTAGGAGATAGAATAAGCAATAAATATTCTGAAGGTTATCCTCATAAAAGATTTTATGGTGGGAATGATTATGTAGATAAAATAGAAGAATTATGTTATAAAAGAGCATTAGAAGCCTTTAATGTTAGTGAAGAAGAATGGGGTGTGAATGTACAACCGTTGTCAGGTTCAGCTGCTAATGTTCAAGCTTTATATGCCTTAGTAGGAGTTAAAGGTAAAATAATGGGTATGCATTTATGTTCAGGTGGTCATTTGACACATGGTTTTtttgatgaaaaaaaaaaagtatcTATTACATCTGATTTATTTGaatcaaaattatataaatgtaacAGCGAAGGATATGTTGATTTGGAATCTGTTAGAAACCTTGCCTTATCCTTTAAACCTAAAGTTATTATATGTGGTTATACAAGTTATCCTAGAGATATTGATTATAAAGGATTTAGAGAAATATGTGATGAAGTTAATGCTTATTTATTTGCTGATATATCTCACATTTCAAGTTTTGTTGCAtgtaatttattaaataacCCATTCACATATGCTGATGTAGTTACTACTACTACACATAAGATATTAAGAGGACCAAGAAGTGCactcattttttttaataaaaaaagaaaccCAGGTATTGatcaaaaaattaatagTTCAGTATTTCCAAGTTTCCAAGGGGGACCAcataataacaaaatagCTGCTGTTGCTTGTCAGTTAAGAGAGGTTAATACACCATTCTTTAAAGAATATGCAAAACAAGTTCTTCTAAATAGTAAAGCATTGGCAGAATGTTTACTTAAGAGAAATATTGATCTAGTAACTAACGGAACTGATAATCATCTTATAGTTATTGatttaagaaaatataatataactGGATCAAAACTTCAAGAAACATGTAATGCCATCAATATTGctttaaataaaaatacaatacCTTCAGATGTTGATTGTATTTCACCTAGTGGAATTCGTGTAGGTACCCCAGCACTTACCACTAGAGGTTGTAAAGAAAAAGACATGGAATTTATTGCCGACATGTTATTGAAGGCTATAGTCTTAACAGATGAGTTACAAcaaaaatatggaaaaaaattagTTGACTTTAAAAAAGGGCTTGTTAATAACCCTAAAATAGACGAACTTAAAAAGGAAGTTGTTCAATGGGCAAGCAACTTACCATTTGCTTAA
- a CDS encoding ATP synthase subunit beta, mitochondrial yields MHRLKLFNLEKMLPTFIKFGGSPNLRINCRYVSSSEHLNMKKNISVGNKNNEVSNKIKIGKIAQVIGAVVDVEFQDTPPSILNALEVELDNKKLILEVAQHLGNKVVRTIAMDATDGLVRGQEVKDSGNPICVPVGKETLGRIMNVIGEPIDECGNINHKKTLPIHRDPPLFTDQSTEPALLTTGIKVVDLIAPYAKGGKIGLFGGAGVGKTVLIMELINNVAKKHGGYSVFAGVGERTREGNDLYHEMITTGVIKKKNIGNNQFDFNGSKAALVYGQMNEPPGARARVALTGLTVAEYFRDEENQDVLLFIDNIYRFTQAGSEVSALLGRIPSAVGYQPTLATDLGALQERITTTKNGSITSVQAVYVPADDLTDPAPATTFSHLDATTVLSRSIAELGIYPAVDPLDSTSRMLTPDIVGAEQYQVARNVQQILQDYKSLQDIIAILGIDELSEQDKLTVARARKVQRFLSQPFAVAEVFTGKPGRFVELEDTITGFSELLKGNCDDLPEMAFYMVGGLEEVKSKALEMAKHVS; encoded by the coding sequence atgcATAGGTTGAAACTCTTTAATCTTGAGAAGATGCTTCCAACCTTCATAAAATTTGGAGGCTCTCCAAATTTACGAATTAATTGTCGCTATGTTAGTAGCAGTGaacatttaaatatgaagaaaaacATAAGTGTAGGAAATAAGAATAATGAAGTtagtaataaaataaaaatcgGTAAAATCGCCCAAGTGATAGGTGCAGTAGTAGATGTAGAATTTCAGGATACACCACCATCTATATTAAATGCTTTAGAAGTAGAATTGGATAACAAGAAATTAATTTTAGAAGTTGCTCAACATTTAGGTAATAAAGTAGTAAGAACAATTGCAATGGATGCAACTGATGGTTTAGTTAGAGGTCAAGAAGTAAAAGATAGCGGTAATCCTATATGTGTACCAGTAGGTAAAGAAACATTAGGAAGAATTATGAATGTTATAGGTGAACCAATAGATGAATGTGGAAATATTAATCATAAGAAAACATTACCTATACATAGAGACCCTCCATTATTTACTGATCAAAGTACAGAACCTGCTTTATTAACCACAGGTATTAAAGTTGTAGATTTAATAGCTCCATATGCTAAGGGTGGAAAAATTGGTTTGTTTGGAGGTGCAGGAGTAGGTAAAACTGTTCTCATTATGGAACTTATTAATAATGTAGCTAAAAAACATGGTGGTTATTCTGTTTTTGCTGGTGTAGGAGAAAGAACTAGAGAAGGTAATGATTTATATCATGAAATGATAACAACTGGtgttattaaaaaaaaaaatattggAAATAATCAATTCGATTTTAATGGATCTAAAGCTGCTCTTGTATATGGACAAATGAATGAACCTCCTGGTGCTCGTGCAAGAGTTGCATTAACAGGTTTAACAGTTGCTGAATATTTTAGAGATGAAGAAAATCAAgatgtattattatttattgataatatttatagatTTACACAAGCAGGATCAGAAGTGTCCGCTTTGTTAGGTCGTATTCCATCAGCTGTGGGTTATCAACCAACCTTAGCAACAGATTTAGGTGCATTACAAGAAAGAATTACAACCACAAAAAATGGTTCTATTACATCTGTACAAGCTGTATATGTACCAGCTGATGATTTAACAGACCCTGCACCTGCAACTACTTTTTCTCACTTAGATGCTACTACTGTCTTATCAAGATCTATAGCAGAATTAGGAATATACCCAGCTGTTGATCCTTTAGATTCTACTTCTCGTATGTTAACACCAGATATTGTAGGAGCTGAACAATACCAAGTTGCTAGAAATGTACAACAAATATTACAAGATTATAAATCACTTCAAGATATTATTGCTATTCTTGGTATTGATGAATTATCAGAACAAGATAAATTAACTGTTGCAAGAGCTAGAAAAGTACAAAGATTTTTATCTCAACCTTTTGCTGTTGCTGAAGTTTTCACAGGAAAACCTGGTAGATTTGTAGAATTAGAAGATACTATTACTGGATTCTCAGAACTTTTAAAAGGTAATTGTGATGACCTACCAGAAATGGCTTTTTATATGGTTGGAGGTTTAGAGGAAGTCAAATCAAAGGCCTTGGAAATGGCTAAGCATGTTTCTTGA